The genomic region CGTAGCTTTGCAGCTTCTTGAACTCCTCGACGCTGCTGATCTCCAACTTGTGCttggtcttgggcttggggggctcGAACGCGCACGTCAGAATGGCGATCTTGGCGTCCCGGACCTCGGAGGGCATCTGTGGGTGTGAGAAGTCCTTGTCGACAATAACACCCTTGACGAGGAGTGTGTCCTCAAGAGAGCCGCCGACCTTGCCGTCCATCTTGATCAGCTCAAAGTCGACATCCTTCCGTTCCAGATCCGCCACAGACAAGACCGCATCTACGGCGATCTTGGCAAACTGATCGTGAGCCTTGGAAACAATCTTGCTGCCCAAACTTGTTCTCGCAACCTTGGTCAGGTTCTCTGTGTTCTCCTTGTCAAACTCAATAACATCGGAAATCCTGTCGAGTTCCGCTACGGCGATGTCGCAGGCCTGATCGTAACCATCGGCGATGCGGATGGGGTGGATACCCTTGTCGATGAGCTCGGCGGCCTGTTCGAGGAGAGCACCAGCGAGGACGACAACACCAGTGGTGCCGTCACCGATTTCGTCGTCCTGGGACTTGGAAAGCTCCACAAGCAGCTTGGCTACGTGGTTTGTAATCTCCATCTGCTGCAGGATGGTCGCGCCATCGTTCGTTACTGTGATATCGCCGtcgggggagatgaggatcTTGTCGAGACCCCGGGGGCCTAACGAGGTCTTGACGATGTTCGCAACGGTGCGGGCAGCGAGGATGTGGGACTTGACGGCTTCGTTGCCATACTggcgcttcttcttgccctgaCTGAAAAGGGGTATTAGCGGGGCAacgtgggggaggatgtgttGGACTTGAAAGAATCGAGGGCGGTACTGACTCTCTGACTACAATGAAAGGCCGTCCCTGTTCATCTTTCATCACCGCCGCTGTGGTATGCATCCGTCAGTAACGCGGTGACCGTACCTCGGGGGAGGTGTCGTCGCATACCGTTCGACAAGTCCAAATCTATAAGCCGGGTAGTTAGCACGCTGGGGTCTGCTTAGGAATAAAGCGGTAAGGGTGCTCCTGGACATActcatcgccatcttgaAGGATTGTTTGTTTGTCTCTTGTAGGAAGATGCGCCAAGGTCAgggtcgtggtggtgctggcttCCGAGACGGTTTCCAGAGGTTGGTCAATAAACAGGGCTCCTGGGcttgctcctccaccgctaGGCAGCTTTCGCTATCGCCAGAGCTCAGACGCAATCTCAAAAAATTGACCCTCCCAGTTGGCGGCCACGGCAGAATCTAAGTCCGACTCAGCCCTGTGGTTGGCTGTCAACAGCCCGGCCCCCAGGAGCCCCGCGATTTGGGTGTTCACCGCCTTTGGGCACTGTGcctgtgatggtggggttaACCTGGCAAAACGGCAggacaaccccgccatcgaCATCACTTGTCCCCATCACAGTCCAGAGAAGCCTCCAAGCAAGGTCAACGCCAAACCAATGCGCCTGGGCAGAACTCAAAAGACTTTAATTGAGAGGTTCACTTTCTTCAAGATCAGGGACTGTATTGGCGTCAATTCAGAGTTCTTTACACCGCAACAGAATTTTTCACACCACAACTCAAAATTTACACTCGCCCCTCAAACAACTACTTAAACAGAGGATTCCCTCGCTCCAGCCTCAGATTTCTTTCACCCTAGACCAAGTCATCAACACCTGAACCGCACTTCCCACCAACACTACCAGATACACACAGATCTACACCAACCGACAAGATGTCGCGTCACAGAGCTATCCGCAACTTGGACTatgaggaggtgctggatgaGTACGAGGTGGATCtacaggaagaggaggagaatcGACTTCTTATGGAACAGGGCGTGGTCGATGTTCGCAGTGCCCTCGACACGGAGGCGTCAAAGGTCACCAAAGAGCAAATCGAGGAGGCTCTCTGGCACTACTATTTTGACGTTGACAAATCGGTGACATATCTGACCAACAAATTCATCAACCGCCCAGCACCAAAGGCACCGAAGCCCGCCACTCAGAAGCCCACTGGTAAGTACCTAACCCCTGCAACAGCTACAATTTCCTGCGAGTTTGAAGACTCGTCAGACTGGGCCGAGAACAACCGACACGGACTGGGCGGCCGATATTCACCACAGACGGGGTCTCGACAAGACGATGTGGGCTTCTGGGTGTCGGGATCATGCCCTTCATATCCCCTGCCCCAGGCATCCCTGCCTGCCCTCTTTCACGACATGCCTTGGGGAAACATCCCAAAGGATAGAGAAAGTGTCTTGATTCCGCCCGTGGTACCGCGATCGCGGTgtgggcttcttggaggcACAGGAGCGGCGCCAAAGATGACCAAGCTCCAAGCACTGGCTgcagcgaggaagaagaaggctcaGGAGAAATTGTCGGAGCAAGAGGTGGAACAAACTCGAGCTCAGATGACGGGCCTTTCTGTCAGTAGCAGTTCGACAGAGAAGGAAAACATGCCCTTGTCAGGTGCATTCAGCAAGCGTCTCAAGACCTCTTCGTCAACTGCACAGGGGCGTGTGCCTATCATTCCTACAGAGCCGAGATCAGAGTCTGAGCAGCAGAGCGCCAATCCCATCACAAAAGAACCAGAGGTGGTCGAAGAGCCTGCTCAGGTCCCGCCTGTCAAGAAAGCTCAACCTTCCGCCTTTGCCCAGACGCTTTTTAGCAGCCATacccccgccatcaccatccgaCAGGATGTGGTTACATTGGGACTCGCGCCGTCTGTCCTTGAAGCATTTTCGAAGCCCAGTCCGGATGACATCGTTCTCGCGGCTCAAGCGAAAGGTTCGCTTTCGACAAAGAGCGGGTGCTAACATTGATGCTGATAGTTGATACAGCCGGAAAGAAGCCCCCAGCCGGTCAGAGCAAAAAGTCAAAATCAAGCAATACAGATTCACTATCCAGTTCGGTCTCGGAGCTGAAGATCGACGATACACCTCTTCCAAAAAGCCGAAACATCAACGTTCTCTCCGAGTTTGAGAAGAGCACCAAAAAGAAGAGTGCCAGTTTTGTTGTGGTTGGCCATGTCGATGCTGGCAAGAGCACCATGATGGGTCGGCTACTGCTTGaccttggtgttgttgaccaGCGTACTGTCGAGAAACTCCGAAAAGAAGCCCATACAATAGGCAAATCATCATTTGCTCTTGCTTGGGTTTTGGATCAGGGGTCAGAAGAACGGACCCGCGGTGTCACCATTGATATTGCCACGAACCGATTCGAGACAGAGACCACAGCTTTCACCATCCTTGACGCCCCAGGACACAGAGACTTCATCCCCAACATGATAGCTGGGGCCAGCCAGGCTGATTTTGCCGTTCTTGTTATCGATGCCAGCACGGGTGCCTTTGAGTCCGGGCTCAAGGGTCAAACCAAGGAACACTCTCTCCTGCTTCGAAGCATGGGCGTGGCGCGCATTATTGTGGCCGTCAACAAGCTTGACATGGTGAATTGGTCACAGGAGAGATTTGACGAGATCAAGAACCAAGTCTCCGGATTCTTGTCGGCCACCGGCTTTCAAAAAATGAATATCGCCTTCGTACCAGTATCCGGCCTGCACGGTGACAACATGGTCAAAAGATCCGAGAACCCTGCTGTTGGGTGGTACACTGGACCCACCCTCATCGAAGAGCTTGAGCGTTCGGAACCAAGTGCTCGAGCTACGAAGAAGCCTCTCAGAGTCAACATTTCCGAGGTTTTCCGCACACAGCAAAGTCAGGCCACAGTTTCTGGACGTGTTGACGCCGGATC from Podospora bellae-mahoneyi strain CBS 112042 chromosome 4, whole genome shotgun sequence harbors:
- the CCT5 gene encoding T-complex protein 1 subunit epsilon (BUSCO:EOG09261HM3; EggNog:ENOG503NVV4; COG:O), with translation MHTTAAVMKDEQGRPFIVVRDQGKKKRQYGNEAVKSHILAARTVANIVKTSLGPRGLDKILISPDGDITVTNDGATILQQMEITNHVAKLLVELSKSQDDEIGDGTTGVVVLAGALLEQAAELIDKGIHPIRIADGYDQACDIAVAELDRISDVIEFDKENTENLTKVARTSLGSKIVSKAHDQFAKIAVDAVLSVADLERKDVDFELIKMDGKVGGSLEDTLLVKGVIVDKDFSHPQMPSEVRDAKIAILTCAFEPPKPKTKHKLEISSVEEFKKLQSYEREKFVEMIQQIKDAGANLAICQWGFDDEANHLLLQNELPAVRWVGGPEIELIAIATNGRIVPRFEDLKPEKLGTAGIVREMTFGTTREKMLVIEECANTRAVTVFVRGSNKMIIDEAKRSLHDALCVVRNLVRDNRVVYGGGSAEIACSLAVEDEAVKTPGLEQYAMRAFAEALDAIPMALAENSGLNPIATLAEVKSQQVKDPSGRGRLGVDCMGRGSNNMKEAFVIDPLIGKKQQLMLATQLCRMVLKVNNVIISGSGEDDF
- a CDS encoding hypothetical protein (EggNog:ENOG503NVR8; COG:J) codes for the protein MSRHRAIRNLDYEEVLDEYEVDLQEEEENRLLMEQGVVDVRSALDTEASKVTKEQIEEALWHYYFDVDKSVTYLTNKFINRPAPKAPKPATQKPTATISCEFEDSSDWAENNRHGLGGRYSPQTGSRQDDVGFWVSGSCPSYPLPQASLPALFHDMPWGNIPKDRESVLIPPVVPRSRCGLLGGTGAAPKMTKLQALAAARKKKAQEKLSEQEVEQTRAQMTGLSVSSSSTEKENMPLSGAFSKRLKTSSSTAQGRVPIIPTEPRSESEQQSANPITKEPEVVEEPAQVPPVKKAQPSAFAQTLFSSHTPAITIRQDVVTLGLAPSVLEAFSKPSPDDIVLAAQAKAGKKPPAGQSKKSKSSNTDSLSSSVSELKIDDTPLPKSRNINVLSEFEKSTKKKSASFVVVGHVDAGKSTMMGRLLLDLGVVDQRTVEKLRKEAHTIGKSSFALAWVLDQGSEERTRGVTIDIATNRFETETTAFTILDAPGHRDFIPNMIAGASQADFAVLVIDASTGAFESGLKGQTKEHSLLLRSMGVARIIVAVNKLDMVNWSQERFDEIKNQVSGFLSATGFQKMNIAFVPVSGLHGDNMVKRSENPAVGWYTGPTLIEELERSEPSARATKKPLRVNISEVFRTQQSQATVSGRVDAGSLQMGDAVLVQPATEKAFIKSILVDEAPADWAVAGQSVVLHLSHIDPMHVKSGDIICDPNKPIPKDKTFTLKALAFDFLMPMQVDVHRGRLHSAGKIIAMPALLDKTTGGVKKKNPRLVKPGEVARVRVELDDQVPLEAGQRVVLRSGGETIAAGLLE